CGCTGATCGTCAAAGAACGCATGCCCGGCGTCGTCGTAGATGCGAATGTCGTTGGGAACGCGGAGCGCGTCTGCAAAGAGACGCACGCTTTGCGCGGGAATGCCGGTATCGCGCCCCCCGTAACTGCCGCAAACGGGAATGCGAATCGCTTTCGGGTCGACATCGGCAACAGCGCCATAGAACGGCGCGACGACCGAAAAGAGATTGCCTTCCTCGACGGCTGCAAGCAATGCGAGCTTGCCGCCCATGCAGAAGCCGGTGATTGCAATTTTCGTGCCGGAAAACTTCGCCGCCAGCCACTGCGCTGCCGAACGCACGTCGGAGAGCCATACGTCGCGTTCCAGCCGCTGCGCGTACGGCCGGAAAATCGTGTAGTCGCTTGCGCCATCGCCGCTCGGCGCGCCCATGCGCGCGTAAAGATCTGGGGCGATTGCAGCAAACCCCGACTTTGCAAGCCGCCGCACGAAATCGCGAATCGGCGTATCCACGCCCCAGATGTGCATGATCACGACGACGCCCGGAGTGCCGGGACCGGCTGAAACCGGCCACGAGGCGTAGGCGGGAACCGCGCTCCCCGAACTCTCGAGCGATAGGCGGTCGACGACAATTGCGGGGTCGTTCTCGGCTACGGCCGGCGGATGCGGCCGTCCCACTTCCTCCTGCGCTCCGGCGGCCGCCGCCGCAGCAACCGTTGCGGCCGCGGAAAGGCCGACGAAGACGCGCCGGTTCAACCGTTCGGAGGTCGTTTGCGTTGGATCGATCTCTTCCGCGCGCATCCTGCCGGAGATTTGCGCGGCCGAAGCCTCGAATCCTCGAACGCGTGTTTGGGACGGGAGGCTCCGCGCCGCGTTCGAATAGTATCTTCGCCGACGGAAAAAGGAGACTTAAGTTAACTTGGATCGCAAGGACTTCCTCGCCGCTTCCATTTCAGTAGCCGCGTCGAGCGTGGCGCAGTCCCCCGCCCGGGTACCCGGCGGGACGCACCGAGTCGAGCGCCGCGCCGATTTCGACGAGAAATCCTTCGCCGAAATCGTCGGCCGGCGCGCACAGATACGTCAGCTTTACGAAGCGGTGAACTTTTTGCCGGGCGTGCTTTCGAGCATCAGCAATTCGTTCAACGGTTTGCAGTTCGGGTACGGTTATCCGGCCGGCGAAATCGCCCTCGTCCTGGCCGGCCACGGTCCATCTGCGGTCTATGGCTACAGCGATTATGTCTGGAGCAAATACCGACTCGGCGAGTTCTTCAAGTTGACCGACGAGACCGGTGCAGCGATTTCGTCGAACGTTTTTTTGTCCAGTCGCGCGCCGTTCGTTCCGTCGTCGGATCCCGACGACGCGGCCTCGATGTATCATGACTCGTCGATCCAAACGCTGCAGCGGCGAGGCTTGATCGTGCTCACCTGTCACACGGCCGTTGAAGAACAGGCGCTGGCGATCACGAAGAAGGGCTTCGCGCCGGCCGGTCTGGGGCCCAGCGACGTTGCCGACGATATCCTCACGCATTTAATTGCCGGCGCGGTCGTCGTTCCATCGATGGTCGCAACGATTGCGGTATTGCAGAACAAATACCACTACGCCTATTTGACGCCGCTTTGAAGCGCACGGCATTCGCTGCGGCCGCGGTCCTCGTTTTGAGCGCCTGTTCGGCGGGCGTTCGAAGCGGCACCGGCCTTTACGACGTTCGGACACTTCCAGACGGACCGGTCGGGACGTCGATTCAGTACGGATACACGCTCCTCGTGCAAACGCATCGCTTGATGAAAGGATACGTGCGCGCCGATTTGGAGTGTTCCGATTGTCATCTACGTGCGGGCACGCAGGCGCGCGGCGGGACTCTCGTCGGAGCCTACGCGCGCTTTCCGCAATGGAACAAGCGCGCGCACCGCGTGATCGCCTTACAGGATCGCATCGCCGAATGTTTCCTCTACAGCATGAACGGACGCGCGCCCGCGTACAACGGCAAGGCGATGATCGCAATTGTCTCATATATTGCCTGGATCTCTCGCGGCACGCCGATCGGCGCCGCTGCGCCGGCATCGGATCGCTACGTCGAGCCGCTGCCCAGCGGCTCGCCGAACCCGATCCGCGGCGCCACCGTTTACGCGCAAGATTGCGAGCGCTGCCATCAGCACGACGGCGCCGGCCGTTCCGGCACCGTTCCACCGCTCTGGGGACGCCGCTCCTTCAACGATGGTGCCGGCATGGCCCATGTCGATCGCATGACCGGGTTCATTCACTACAACATGCCGCAGGACGCACCCGGCTCGCTGACGCTCTCACAAGCCTACGACGTGGCCGCGTTCGTCCTGAGCCACCGGCGCCCGCACTTCCGTAAGAGTGCGCTCGTTCTCTGGCCGCCGTTACCGGCGAAGTCGTTCTAGTCCAGCCGGCAACGATTCTCGTCGTAGGCCCCCCGCCTGCGGAAAGATAAGATGAAGCCTGCTTTGGAAGAGAGACTCGTGAGCGTGACGCTCCCGGAGATGGGGGAATCGGTCACGCAAGGTTCGATCGTCGAATGGCGCAGAAGCGTCGGCGAGTTCGTGGCCGAAGGCGAACCGCTCGTCGAGGTAACGACTGATAAGGTGGACGTCGAAGTTCCGGCGACGGCGTCCGGTGTCGTAACCCGCATCCTCGTACGTGAAGGCGAGACCGTCGCGGTCGGCGCGCTTCTTGCCGAGATCGATTCATCGAAGGGCGAGGTTGTCGTCAAGCCAACGAGTGGGAACGGCGCGAAAGTCGTCGCGAAGGCGCCGTCCGTACCGGTTGCGGAGCATTCGGGCGAAGGGATCGCCGACCCACAAGCGCGTCGCATCGCTCAGCGTCTCGCGCTCGATCTCAGTCGCGTGCGCGGCTCGGGACCCGGCGGCTTGATTTTGCGCGCGGACGTGCTCGAGCAAGCGGAGCGCGCGCGTACGCCCGCGGCGCCGACGGCGTCTCTGCTTCCGCCGATTCCGTCCGCGGCAACGCTGCGGCCGTTGAAAGGGCCGGCGGCGGTTCTGAGCGGCTACATGGAACAGAGCCTCACGATTCCAACCGCGACGAGTTTTCGCAGCCTTGCCGTTGACGTGCTCGATGCGCGGCGCAAAGAACTCAACGGCGGCATTCGCGCGAGCGGCCGTGTCGAACGAGTCTCCTTCACGCACATCATTGCCTACGCGCTGGTTCGCTCCGCGCAGGAGCTTCCGTTCATCACCTATTCATTCCGGCGCGACGAAGCGGGTGCACCAGCGCGCCTCGAACCCGGCATCCACCTGGGCCTTGCCGTCGACACCGAGCGCAAAGACGGAACGCGGTCGTTGGTCGTGCCGGTCATTCGCGACGCCGACGGGCTCGATTTTGCCGCGTTTCGCGCGCGTTACGAAGAGCTCGTCGCCAAGGCGCGCGAGAGCAAACTCACCGCTGACGACCTGCAAGGCGCCTCGTTCACGCTCACCAACCCGGGCGGCATCGGTACCGTCGCGTCCGTGCCGCGGTTGATGGCCGGACAGGGGGCGATTATCGCTACCGGTGCGATCGGATATCCGCCCGGGTTTGCGACCGCGAACGAACAATCGCTGCGTCTGCTCGGCGTCTCGCGCGTTATGCAGGTGACCAGCACGTACGATCACCGTGTCATTCAAGGCGCGCAATCCGGCGAATTTCTGCGACGCGTCGACGAACTGTTGCAGGGAAAAGACTCCTTCTACGAAGCGATCTTCGAGTCACTCGGTTTGCAAGCCGCGCCTCAGCCGTTGGCCGCCGCGGCGCCGGTCGGCGGGACAGGGGCCGCGCCGTCGGACGAGATGCTTCGCGCCGTTGCTGCGGGAATGGCCATTGTCTCGGCGTATCGGCGGCACGGCCATCTCGCGGCGACTCTCGATCCGCTCGGTACGCAACCCGTCGGCGACGCATCGCTCGAGCCGCAAACCTATGGCTTGACTCCGGCCTTACAGAGCGCGATTCCGGCGAGCGTATTGCGCGTGAAGGTCCCGGGAAACACGCTGGCCGATGTTTTACCGCGGCTCAAGGAAACGTACAGCTCGACGATCGCCTATGAGATCGAGCATATCTCGAATGCCAAACAACGCGAGTGGCTTCGCGATCACATCGAATCGGGGCGAAATCGGGTCAAGCATTCGCCGCAACGACAAATCGATTTTCTCGAGCGGCTAACGCAAGTCGAAGCCTTCGACCGCTACGTGCGCAAGACGTTCTTGGGGCAAAAGACGTTCTCCGGCGAAGGTCTTGATGTCATGGTGCCGATGCTCGAGGAGATGCTCGACATGCTCGCCGACGATGGCGTTGCGAATGCGGTCTTGGGAATGGCGCATCGCGGGCGGCTCAATGTCATCGCACACGTCGTCAACCTTCCATACGAAGAGGCGATGACGGAGTTTGAAGCCGCCGCGTACCGCGACAATCTCGGCGACGACGACGTCATGGGAGACGTGAAGTATCACCACGGCGCAACCGGCACGTTTACGACGTCGAAGGGCAAGACGATCGGGGTCACGCTCGCGCACAATCCTAGTCACCTGGAAGCGGTCGATCCCGTGGTGGAGGGCAGCGCGCGCGCCCTGCAGACCGACCAGTCGCACGGAGTGCCCGTCTTGGACCGCAAACGGGCCGTCCCGATCTTGATCCACGGCGACGCTGCTTTCACCGGTCAAGGCATCGTTTCGGAGGTCTTCAACCTTCAATCGCTGCCGGGCTACGAAACCGGCGGCACGATTCATCTGATCGCGAACAACCAGATCGGCTTCACGACCGACCCGGCCGACGCGCGCTCGACCCGCTACGCCTCGGACTTGGCCAAGGGTTTTGACGTTCCAATCGTTCACGTCAACGCCGACGACGTCGATGCGTGCATCGCTGCAGTGCATCTCGTCATCGATTTTCGCCGTGCTTTCGGCCGCGACGCGCTGATCGATTTGATTGGATATCGCCGGTTCGGCCACAACGAGCAAGACGAACCGGCCTACACGCAGCCGCAAATGGCCGAGCGGATCAAGACCCACCCGACCGTCCGCGAGCTTTTCGCCAATAAGTTGATCAATCAGGGCGTGATCAGCGCCGAACGGTCGCGCGCAATGGTCGACGAAGCGAACGAACGGCTCGTCCAAGCGCGTCGCGCCGTCAAAGGTGTGCTCGCCTCGCACATCCAGGCACGAAAACTTTCTGGCAGCAACACCTTTGATGGTACCGTGCTGCCCACGGTCGATCGGGCGACGCTCCTTGCGTGGAATGGCGGCCTCACCGCCGTTCCCGAAGCTTTCACGCTCAATCGCAAGCTACGAAATCAGTTCGAGCGGCGTAGCTCGTCCATGATGGAGAATGGAAATGTCGACTGGGGAACCGCCGAAGCGCTGGCCTTTGCCTCGTTGCTGACGACGGGAACGCCGATACGACTAACGGGCCAAGATACCGAGCGTGGGACGTTCAGCCATCGGCACGCGGTCTTCCATGATGTCGCTACGAATGCCGTCTGGATTCCGCTGCAGCATCTCGCGCCCGAACAAGCCTCGTTTGAGATCCGGAACAGCCCGCTTTCGGAGTACGCCTGTATGGGCTTCGAGTACGGGTACTCGACGCAGCAGCCCGATGCCCTCGTGATATGGGAGGCGCAATACGGCGACTTCTTCAACGGCGCGGAGATTGTCGTCGATCAGTTCATTGCTGCCGGTCAGGCGAAATGGGGTCAAACCTCACGCTTGACCCTGCTCCTGCCGCACGGCTACGAGGGCGGCGGTCCCGAGCACTCCAGCGCGCGGCTCGAGCGCTTTCTGCAACTCGTCGCCGAAGGCAACTTGCGCGTCGCCTCGCCGTCGGTCGCCAGCAACTACTATCACTTGCTGCGCTTGCAGGCGCGCTCGCCGATGGCGGTGCCGCTCGTGATCATGACGCCAAAATCATTGCTGCGTACGGAGAGTGCGGCCGGCTTCCTCGACGACATGGCGGGGGGCGCATTCGCGCCCGTCATCGACGATCCCAGATCGCTCGAACGGGAGAACGTGGAGCGTCTCATTCTTTGCAGCGGCAAGATCTATCACGACCTTATCGGCCACACGGCGTACGCGGCGCTCGAACGTACGGCCATCGCGCGCATTGAGTTGCTCGCGCCCTTGCCGGTCGCGGAAATCAATCGAATCATCGGGGGCTATCCCAAGCTCAAGAAGATCGTGTGGGTACAGGAAGAGCCCAAGAACATGGGTGCGCGCGCGTTCGTGCGCCGTCGCTTGCTCGAAGGGAAGCGCGACGGTTTCGACATCGAATACATCGGACGCGGCTATCGGGCGAGTCCTAGCGAAGGATACGCCGGGCGGCACGCAGTCGAACAAGAGCGAATCGTCACGACCGCCCTCTCCGAGTAACGGCTACGGCAAATTTTTTTCCGCGAACATTGCGGCCAGCAGTTCGCCGATCGAGGGCGCGTCGGTGAAGAGCGTGCGGGTGTGCGGACCGACGAACCCCTGCACAACCATCGAATCGAAGAGTGCCAGCAATGCGTCGTAGTAGCCGCGGTAATTCACCAATCCAATGGGTTTATCGTGGATGCGCAGCTGGCGCCAACTGAGCACCTCGCAAAGTTCGTCCATCGTTCCGAATCCGCCAGGAAGAGCGACGAACGCATCGCTTAGATCGTTCATTTTCGCTTTTCGCTCGTGCATCGTCCGAACCACGTGAAGCTGCGTGAGGCCTTCATGCGCGTGTTCGCTCCTCGCGAGCGCCTGTGGAATAACGCCGATCACCTCGCCGCCTGCCGCGAGCGCCGCGTCGGCGAGGACCTTCATCAAACCGACGCCGCCGCCACCGTAGACCACGCCATAGCCCGCGGAGACGATGGCTTGCGCGCTCTCGATCGCCATGTTAGCGTACGAAACGTCCCTGCCGAGATGCGAGCCACAGAAGACGCAGATCCGTTTCATCGTCTGGCAGGCTTGGTCGATGCATTTGAAGGCGCCTGCCCGTGAGAGTCTGGCTATGGGCGACCATCGAGTTCCTCGTGCTCTGCGCGCTTGCGATCGCGCGGACCAAGTTATGGACGTACGGTTCGGACACCGGAACGTTTGCCCAAATCGTCGCGGATGCGTTTGGCGGCATGCGCAACGGCGTCGAAGCAGGGTCGCACTTTCGATACCACTGGTCGCCATCGCTGGTTGTGCTCTGGCCGTTGGTGGCGGCGACGCGGAGTGCCTTGCCGTTGCAAATCGTTCAGGCGGCGGCGACGGCGCTCTGCGGGCCTCTGGTAGCCGCGATCGCGCGTCCCTACATGCAGCGAAATCTCGCCGAGCGTGTAGGAATGCTCACATTGCTCTATCCTCCCTTACTAGCACTCGGTTTCGACGAGTTTCACGAACTCGGCCTTTTCACACCGCTCGTGCTTGGGCTCATTCTGTTCGCCGATCGGCGGCAGTGGATCGGGTTCTCGCTCTGTGCGCTCATTGCAATCGGTCTGCGCGAAGATGCAGCGCTAACGCTGATTGGCTTGGGCGCGGTCTTGTTCGCAATTGGTCTGCGCCCGCGTTTGACGGGAAACGGTCTGCTCGACGGCTTCACTGCGGCCCCGCGCGCGCTCGCGACCTCGGGAGGGGCGCTGGCGCTTGGCGCCTCTGCGGCGCTCGGCGCATACTACGGCGTCATCGCGCCGCGCCTCGGGGGTTGGGTGCCCGGTCACTTTTACGTTTACTCTTTTGCCGACGGGCCGCTCGCGTTAATCCTTTCGCCGTTCACGCACCCCGCGCAGTTCGTGCGGGCAATCTTTACGTTCGGCCGATTGACCTACGTGCTTGAGGCGATCGTGCCGCTCGCGCTGCTGCCGCTGCGCTCGCCGTGGGCGTTGCTCGCATTGCCCGGCGGAGCGATCGTTTTGCTCGCGAACTCAGGGTACGTCTGGCGCATGGGCGATCATTACGCGGCGCTATGGATTGCCTGGGTACTCGTCGCGACGGTCACGAGCGTTGCGTCGCTGGAACGTCGCCGCGGCGACCGCATCGCCGCCGGATGGAGCGCCGTCGCCGCCGCGCTCTGCGTCCTCTTTCTGATCGGATTCAATCCGTTGCACCCGCTCCACTACCTTCATTCTTATTACGGCGATCTGGACGCCGCACGGCGCGCCCTCGCCTGCGTGCCGAAAGACGCGTCGCTGGCGACGCATGACGAATGGTTCTCGGCCATCGCAGCGCAGCGCCCCGAGGCGACGATCGATCGCGCCGCCGGAGTGCGGTATCTCGTGTACGCCGACGACTACGCAAACGCTAGCTATCAGGCTCGGGTGCGGCCTCGAGTCGCCGCCGAAGTCGAGCGCGGCGAATATCGCGTTCTCTGCCGTTACGGCGAGGTTGCCGCGTATGAAGAACGTGACGCACGCTAAGATCCCAGGACCGAGTTCATACACGGCGTTGCGTGGGTTGCTGCCGACGCCGTTTCGGCGCTTTCCCGGTTTCTTGCGCGTCACGACCGAAGAGTATGGGAATCTTTTCGCCTTCGCGCTGCCCTGGCGTTCGTATGTGTTCGTTAACGAGCCGGCGCTGATCAAGGAGATGCTGGTCACCCAGCAGGACGCCTTCTCGAAATCACTTGGGACGCGCGTGCTCCGCCTGTTGCTCGGCGAAGGCTTGCTCACCAGCGAAGATCCGCTGCATCGGCAGATGCGGCGCATCGTCCAGCCGGCATTCCATCGCGAGCGCATCGCGGAGTATGTTCGTGTGATGGAGCGTGACGCCGAGGAATTCACTCGACGCATCTCTGCCGGCAACGCTTTCGACGTGCATGCGGCGATGACCGAACTGACCCTGCGCATCGCCACTGAAACGCTCTTCGGCAGCGACGAAAGCGGATCGGCCGGCGCCGTTGCCGATGCGCTGAGGCTCATGATGAATGAGTTTCCGGCGATGCTCACTCCGCTGGGCGCCTTGCGCCAACGGCTTCCCTTTCGCAACACGCGGCGTTTCTGGCGGGCGCATCGTATGCTCGATGCGATCATCTATTCGCTCATCGCTCGGCGCCGGCACGATGGATGCGAAGGTGGCGACGCGCTCTCGCTGTTACTTGCTTCGCAAGATCCGGCGAGCGCAGAGCGGTTGAAGGATCAACAAGTACGCGATGAGATCATGACGCTCTTCATCGCCGGCCACGAAACGACGGCCAATGCCTTGACGTGGGCACTCTATCTGCTGGCACAGAATCCGCCGATTGACGATCGGGCGGGCGCTGCGGCGCGCGCCGGCGATTGCGAGTACCTCGATCGCATCGTCAAGGAGGTTTTGCGTCTCTACCCGCCCGCTTGGATCATTGGGCGCGAAGCGCTCCGTGACGTAACGTTTTCCGACGGGCACCGCGTTGCGGCAACGACGACCCTCTTCGCATCGCCGCTCTTCTTACACCGCCGCGCCGATCTCTTCGCGGACCCCGAACGGTTCGAGCCCGATCGGTGGCTTGGCGAGGAGCCGCCGCCCTTCGCCTACATTCCCTTCGGCGGCGGCGCGCGGCGCTGCATTGGTGAAGCTTTCGCACGACGGGAAGTGACGGTCATTTTGGAAATTCTTCTGCGCGAATTTCGCTTCGCGCTCGTTCCCGGCGCGCAAATCGAGATCGCGCCCCTGGTCACGCTTCGACCGGCGGGTCCGGTCATGATGCTCGCAACGCCGCGTGGATCGTTTTGAGGTTCACGGCGGGGTATAAGAAACACGAGGAGTGAAATTTTGACGAATCGACGCTCGTTCATTGCCGGTTCGGCCGCCACGATTGCGGCCGGTTCGATACTCGCCGCGGACAGTTGCGCCCCCAACGTTACTTTGCTCCAGCCGGCAACGGGAGCGCAGTCGGCAATGGGAGCTCAGCCTGCGTACGAGCTGATCGTGCACTACGGTACGCATGAAATGCTTGGCTACACCCTTCACACCCGAACCTACGATGGCAAGCTGCGAGGTCCGACGATCGAGACACGGCCGGGAGAGACGCTGCGAATCCGCGTCACCAACAAGCTGCCCCCCAATCCCGACGAACGGCCGCCCGCCGAGGCCCTCGTCCCCTTCTATGCCGATCCCTCGATGGGAGCCATGGCGGGCGGGGTCGCGAAAACCGGCTCTTTCGCGATGCGCCGCTCGA
This Candidatus Eremiobacterota bacterium DNA region includes the following protein-coding sequences:
- a CDS encoding dienelactone hydrolase family protein produces the protein MRAEEIDPTQTTSERLNRRVFVGLSAAATVAAAAAAGAQEEVGRPHPPAVAENDPAIVVDRLSLESSGSAVPAYASWPVSAGPGTPGVVVIMHIWGVDTPIRDFVRRLAKSGFAAIAPDLYARMGAPSGDGASDYTIFRPYAQRLERDVWLSDVRSAAQWLAAKFSGTKIAITGFCMGGKLALLAAVEEGNLFSVVAPFYGAVADVDPKAIRIPVCGSYGGRDTGIPAQSVRLFADALRVPNDIRIYDDAGHAFFDDQRASYVGQAAADAWKRTVACFRRYLSGASQ
- a CDS encoding c-type cytochrome, with translation MKRTAFAAAAVLVLSACSAGVRSGTGLYDVRTLPDGPVGTSIQYGYTLLVQTHRLMKGYVRADLECSDCHLRAGTQARGGTLVGAYARFPQWNKRAHRVIALQDRIAECFLYSMNGRAPAYNGKAMIAIVSYIAWISRGTPIGAAAPASDRYVEPLPSGSPNPIRGATVYAQDCERCHQHDGAGRSGTVPPLWGRRSFNDGAGMAHVDRMTGFIHYNMPQDAPGSLTLSQAYDVAAFVLSHRRPHFRKSALVLWPPLPAKSF
- a CDS encoding multifunctional oxoglutarate decarboxylase/oxoglutarate dehydrogenase thiamine pyrophosphate-binding subunit/dihydrolipoyllysine-residue succinyltransferase subunit; translation: MSVTLPEMGESVTQGSIVEWRRSVGEFVAEGEPLVEVTTDKVDVEVPATASGVVTRILVREGETVAVGALLAEIDSSKGEVVVKPTSGNGAKVVAKAPSVPVAEHSGEGIADPQARRIAQRLALDLSRVRGSGPGGLILRADVLEQAERARTPAAPTASLLPPIPSAATLRPLKGPAAVLSGYMEQSLTIPTATSFRSLAVDVLDARRKELNGGIRASGRVERVSFTHIIAYALVRSAQELPFITYSFRRDEAGAPARLEPGIHLGLAVDTERKDGTRSLVVPVIRDADGLDFAAFRARYEELVAKARESKLTADDLQGASFTLTNPGGIGTVASVPRLMAGQGAIIATGAIGYPPGFATANEQSLRLLGVSRVMQVTSTYDHRVIQGAQSGEFLRRVDELLQGKDSFYEAIFESLGLQAAPQPLAAAAPVGGTGAAPSDEMLRAVAAGMAIVSAYRRHGHLAATLDPLGTQPVGDASLEPQTYGLTPALQSAIPASVLRVKVPGNTLADVLPRLKETYSSTIAYEIEHISNAKQREWLRDHIESGRNRVKHSPQRQIDFLERLTQVEAFDRYVRKTFLGQKTFSGEGLDVMVPMLEEMLDMLADDGVANAVLGMAHRGRLNVIAHVVNLPYEEAMTEFEAAAYRDNLGDDDVMGDVKYHHGATGTFTTSKGKTIGVTLAHNPSHLEAVDPVVEGSARALQTDQSHGVPVLDRKRAVPILIHGDAAFTGQGIVSEVFNLQSLPGYETGGTIHLIANNQIGFTTDPADARSTRYASDLAKGFDVPIVHVNADDVDACIAAVHLVIDFRRAFGRDALIDLIGYRRFGHNEQDEPAYTQPQMAERIKTHPTVRELFANKLINQGVISAERSRAMVDEANERLVQARRAVKGVLASHIQARKLSGSNTFDGTVLPTVDRATLLAWNGGLTAVPEAFTLNRKLRNQFERRSSSMMENGNVDWGTAEALAFASLLTTGTPIRLTGQDTERGTFSHRHAVFHDVATNAVWIPLQHLAPEQASFEIRNSPLSEYACMGFEYGYSTQQPDALVIWEAQYGDFFNGAEIVVDQFIAAGQAKWGQTSRLTLLLPHGYEGGGPEHSSARLERFLQLVAEGNLRVASPSVASNYYHLLRLQARSPMAVPLVIMTPKSLLRTESAAGFLDDMAGGAFAPVIDDPRSLERENVERLILCSGKIYHDLIGHTAYAALERTAIARIELLAPLPVAEINRIIGGYPKLKKIVWVQEEPKNMGARAFVRRRLLEGKRDGFDIEYIGRGYRASPSEGYAGRHAVEQERIVTTALSE
- a CDS encoding TIGR00730 family Rossman fold protein, translating into MKRICVFCGSHLGRDVSYANMAIESAQAIVSAGYGVVYGGGGVGLMKVLADAALAAGGEVIGVIPQALARSEHAHEGLTQLHVVRTMHERKAKMNDLSDAFVALPGGFGTMDELCEVLSWRQLRIHDKPIGLVNYRGYYDALLALFDSMVVQGFVGPHTRTLFTDAPSIGELLAAMFAEKNLP
- a CDS encoding DUF2079 domain-containing protein, yielding MRVWLWATIEFLVLCALAIARTKLWTYGSDTGTFAQIVADAFGGMRNGVEAGSHFRYHWSPSLVVLWPLVAATRSALPLQIVQAAATALCGPLVAAIARPYMQRNLAERVGMLTLLYPPLLALGFDEFHELGLFTPLVLGLILFADRRQWIGFSLCALIAIGLREDAALTLIGLGAVLFAIGLRPRLTGNGLLDGFTAAPRALATSGGALALGASAALGAYYGVIAPRLGGWVPGHFYVYSFADGPLALILSPFTHPAQFVRAIFTFGRLTYVLEAIVPLALLPLRSPWALLALPGGAIVLLANSGYVWRMGDHYAALWIAWVLVATVTSVASLERRRGDRIAAGWSAVAAALCVLFLIGFNPLHPLHYLHSYYGDLDAARRALACVPKDASLATHDEWFSAIAAQRPEATIDRAAGVRYLVYADDYANASYQARVRPRVAAEVERGEYRVLCRYGEVAAYEERDAR
- a CDS encoding cytochrome P450; translated protein: MKNVTHAKIPGPSSYTALRGLLPTPFRRFPGFLRVTTEEYGNLFAFALPWRSYVFVNEPALIKEMLVTQQDAFSKSLGTRVLRLLLGEGLLTSEDPLHRQMRRIVQPAFHRERIAEYVRVMERDAEEFTRRISAGNAFDVHAAMTELTLRIATETLFGSDESGSAGAVADALRLMMNEFPAMLTPLGALRQRLPFRNTRRFWRAHRMLDAIIYSLIARRRHDGCEGGDALSLLLASQDPASAERLKDQQVRDEIMTLFIAGHETTANALTWALYLLAQNPPIDDRAGAAARAGDCEYLDRIVKEVLRLYPPAWIIGREALRDVTFSDGHRVAATTTLFASPLFLHRRADLFADPERFEPDRWLGEEPPPFAYIPFGGGARRCIGEAFARREVTVILEILLREFRFALVPGAQIEIAPLVTLRPAGPVMMLATPRGSF